Proteins from a genomic interval of Bradyrhizobium sp. CCGB01:
- a CDS encoding ABC transporter permease, translated as MISDAPVLQQTSEPAEGAAAPSRLSRYAEPLLGILLPLTLALGWELVVWLGWSNGRLVPPPSRVLATITELARSGELVRHIAATLWRVGLGFAFGVIAGTLLGAISGYWSLARRLLDPTVQALRAIPSLAWVPLFILWLGIFETSKIALIAVGVFFPVYLGVMGAILSVDRKIVEVGRTFRLSGFAMIRRILLPAVLPAYVVSLRVGLGLGWMFVVAAELIGASEGLGYLLLDGQQLGKPAQILAAIVIFAILGKLTDWLIEVAAAPFLRWQDAFGRTKGT; from the coding sequence ATGATCTCCGACGCGCCAGTCCTGCAACAAACCTCGGAACCGGCCGAAGGTGCTGCCGCGCCGTCGCGGCTGTCGCGCTATGCGGAGCCGTTGCTTGGGATTTTACTGCCGCTGACGCTGGCGCTCGGCTGGGAGCTCGTTGTCTGGCTGGGCTGGTCCAACGGACGGCTGGTGCCGCCGCCCTCGCGCGTCCTTGCCACCATCACCGAGCTGGCGCGCTCCGGCGAGCTGGTCCGCCACATCGCCGCGACGCTGTGGCGGGTCGGTCTCGGTTTTGCGTTCGGCGTGATCGCGGGCACGCTGCTGGGGGCCATCTCCGGCTACTGGTCGCTGGCGCGGCGGCTGCTCGATCCGACCGTGCAGGCGCTGCGTGCGATTCCCTCGCTTGCCTGGGTGCCGCTGTTCATCCTCTGGCTCGGCATTTTCGAGACCTCGAAGATCGCGCTGATCGCGGTCGGCGTGTTCTTCCCGGTCTATCTCGGCGTGATGGGCGCGATCCTCTCGGTCGATCGCAAGATCGTCGAGGTCGGCCGTACCTTCCGCCTCTCCGGCTTCGCGATGATCCGCCGCATCCTGCTGCCCGCCGTGCTGCCGGCTTACGTGGTGTCCCTGCGCGTCGGCCTTGGTCTGGGCTGGATGTTCGTGGTCGCGGCCGAGCTGATCGGTGCTTCCGAAGGGCTCGGCTATCTCCTGCTCGACGGCCAGCAGCTCGGCAAGCCCGCGCAGATCCTCGCCGCCATCGTGATCTTTGCCATCCTCGGCAAGCTCACCGACTGGCTGATCGAGGTTGCGGCCGCGCCGTTCCTGCGCTGGCAGGACGCCTTCGGGCGCACGAAGGGAACGTAA
- a CDS encoding aliphatic sulfonate ABC transporter substrate-binding protein → MTGITRRILLAGAVALAMIPAARAADPLKEIRIDWATYNPVSMVLKQKGLLEKEFAKDGISIVWVQSAGSNKALEFLNAGSIDFGSTAGSAALVAKINGNPIKSIYVYSRPEWTALVTGKDSKIANVADLKGKRVAVTRGTDPHIFLVRALLGAGLTEKDITPVLLQHADGKTALIRGDVDAWAGLDPMMAQAEVEEGAKLFYRKADANTWGILNVREQFLRDYPDAARRVLATYEEARKYSLANYDELKKTFIAVTKLPEPVVDKQLKERTELTHSRIGAPQRESILAAGLALQQAGVVDAKVDVKATLDALIDDQVPLPTN, encoded by the coding sequence GTGACTGGGATTACTCGACGCATTCTGCTGGCGGGAGCGGTGGCGCTTGCAATGATACCTGCGGCACGGGCGGCGGATCCGCTCAAGGAAATCCGCATCGACTGGGCGACCTACAACCCGGTGTCGATGGTCCTGAAGCAGAAGGGGCTTCTGGAGAAGGAGTTCGCCAAGGACGGAATCAGCATCGTCTGGGTTCAGTCGGCCGGCTCCAACAAGGCGCTTGAATTCCTCAACGCCGGCTCGATCGATTTCGGCTCGACCGCGGGCTCGGCGGCGCTGGTGGCGAAGATCAACGGCAACCCCATCAAGTCGATCTACGTCTATTCGCGCCCCGAATGGACGGCGCTGGTCACGGGCAAGGATTCCAAGATCGCGAACGTTGCCGATCTCAAGGGCAAGCGCGTCGCGGTGACGCGGGGCACCGATCCGCACATCTTCCTGGTGCGGGCACTGTTGGGTGCCGGCCTCACCGAAAAGGACATCACGCCGGTCCTGCTCCAGCATGCCGACGGCAAGACCGCGCTGATCCGCGGCGACGTCGATGCCTGGGCCGGCCTCGATCCGATGATGGCGCAGGCCGAGGTCGAGGAAGGCGCGAAGCTGTTCTATCGCAAGGCCGATGCCAACACCTGGGGCATCCTCAATGTGCGCGAGCAGTTCTTGAGGGACTATCCGGACGCCGCCCGCCGCGTGCTCGCCACTTACGAAGAGGCGCGTAAATATTCGCTGGCGAATTACGACGAGCTGAAGAAGACCTTCATTGCCGTCACGAAGCTGCCTGAGCCGGTGGTCGACAAGCAGCTCAAGGAGCGTACCGAGCTCACCCACAGCCGCATCGGCGCGCCCCAGCGCGAATCGATCCTCGCCGCGGGCCTCGCGTTGCAGCAGGCCGGCGTCGTCGATGCCAAGGTCGACGTGAAGGCGACGCTGGATGCCCTGATCGACGACCAGGTCCCGCTGCCGACGAATTAG
- a CDS encoding [protein-PII] uridylyltransferase, with protein MDSVTTEHKAEVDDRFDTARITAAVDALAEKHEGREDTFRTAMAQLLKAELIAARAAAQAILLKDRHGRRCAERLCHVQDEIIRILYSAATRHLYRSPIPSGAERMAVVATGGYGRGLMAPESDIDLLFILPYKQTAWGEQVAEAILYCLWDMGLKVGHATRSVDESIRQARGDMTIRTAILETRFLTGDQPLYDELVARFDKDVVQGTASEFVTAKLAEREERHRRGGQSRYLVEPNVKDGKGALRDLHTLFWIAKYVYRVRDTDELVERGVFDAQEYRTFRRCADFLWSVRCNLHFYSGRAEERLSFDLQREIAVRLGYTSHPGMQDVERFMKHYFLVAKEVGNLTAILCAKLEDQQAKPAPVLSRMMARLRPTPVKRRVPESDDFIVDNNRINVAAPDVFKHDPVNLIRIFRLAQKNNLAFHPDAMRDVTRSLGLINAQLRENPEANRLFMEILTSDNAEIVLRRMNETGVLGQFIRAFGKIVSMMQFNMYHHYTVDEHLIRCVGFLQDIERGGIEEFALASDLMRKIRPEHRAVIYITTLLHDIAKGRPEDHSIAGAKVARRLCPRLGFSAADTELVAWLIEEHLTMSTVAQSRDLSDRKTIENFAAVVQSVEQMKLLTILTTADIRGVGPGVWNGWKAQLLRSLYYETEPVLTGGFSEVDRGKRLTAAYAEFRMAFAEWPADELDAYIGRHYPAYWLKVELPRKIRHARFVRSSEQAGHKLAINVGFDEVRGVTELTIFAADHPWLLSIIAGACASAGANIVDAQIYTTTDGRALDTISISREYDRDEDEGRRATRIGEMIEDVLEGKLRLPEVVARRTVRSKARPFVIEPEVTINNQWSDRYTVIEVSGLDRPGLLYELTTAISKLNLNIASAHVATFGERARDVFYVTDLLGAQINAPTRQSAIKSALTHVMAGDKAVQPAA; from the coding sequence ATGGATAGCGTCACGACTGAGCACAAGGCCGAGGTGGACGATCGTTTCGACACCGCGCGGATTACCGCCGCGGTCGATGCGCTTGCCGAAAAGCATGAGGGCCGCGAGGACACGTTCCGTACGGCCATGGCGCAATTGCTCAAGGCCGAGCTGATCGCAGCCCGCGCCGCGGCGCAGGCGATCCTGCTGAAGGACCGTCACGGCCGCCGCTGCGCCGAGCGGCTCTGCCACGTGCAGGACGAGATCATCCGCATCCTGTATTCGGCGGCGACCCGGCATCTCTACCGCTCGCCGATCCCGAGCGGAGCCGAGCGCATGGCGGTGGTCGCGACCGGCGGCTATGGCCGCGGCCTGATGGCCCCCGAATCCGACATCGATCTCTTGTTCATCCTGCCCTACAAGCAGACCGCCTGGGGCGAGCAGGTCGCCGAAGCCATTCTCTATTGCCTCTGGGACATGGGGCTGAAGGTCGGGCACGCCACGCGCTCGGTCGATGAATCGATCCGGCAGGCGCGCGGCGACATGACCATCCGCACCGCGATCCTGGAAACGCGCTTCCTGACCGGCGACCAGCCGCTCTATGACGAACTGGTCGCGCGCTTCGACAAGGACGTGGTGCAGGGCACGGCGTCCGAATTCGTCACCGCAAAGCTCGCCGAGCGCGAGGAGCGCCACCGCCGCGGCGGCCAGTCGCGCTATCTGGTCGAGCCCAACGTCAAGGACGGCAAGGGCGCGCTGCGCGACCTGCACACGCTGTTCTGGATCGCCAAATACGTCTACCGCGTCCGCGACACCGACGAGCTGGTCGAGCGCGGCGTGTTCGACGCGCAGGAATACCGCACCTTCCGCCGCTGCGCCGACTTCCTCTGGTCGGTGCGCTGCAACCTGCACTTCTACTCCGGCCGCGCGGAGGAGCGCCTCTCCTTCGATCTCCAGCGCGAGATCGCGGTCCGGCTCGGCTACACCTCGCATCCCGGCATGCAGGACGTCGAGCGCTTCATGAAGCACTACTTCCTGGTCGCCAAGGAAGTCGGCAACCTCACCGCCATCCTCTGCGCCAAGCTCGAGGACCAGCAGGCCAAGCCCGCGCCGGTGCTGAGCCGGATGATGGCGCGGCTGCGCCCCACCCCCGTGAAGCGGCGCGTGCCTGAGAGCGACGATTTCATCGTCGACAACAACCGCATCAACGTCGCCGCGCCCGACGTGTTCAAGCACGACCCGGTCAATCTGATCCGGATCTTCCGCCTGGCGCAGAAGAACAACCTCGCCTTCCACCCGGACGCGATGCGCGACGTGACGCGCTCACTCGGCCTTATCAACGCGCAGCTTCGCGAAAATCCGGAAGCCAACCGGTTGTTCATGGAGATCCTGACCTCCGACAACGCCGAGATCGTGCTGCGGCGGATGAACGAGACCGGCGTGCTCGGCCAGTTCATCCGCGCTTTCGGCAAGATCGTCTCGATGATGCAGTTCAACATGTATCATCACTACACCGTCGACGAGCACCTGATCCGCTGCGTCGGCTTCCTGCAGGACATCGAGCGCGGCGGCATCGAGGAGTTCGCACTGGCGAGCGATTTGATGCGCAAGATCCGGCCCGAGCATCGCGCCGTGATCTACATCACGACGCTGCTGCACGACATCGCCAAGGGCCGGCCCGAGGATCATTCGATCGCCGGCGCCAAGGTGGCGCGGCGGCTCTGCCCGCGGCTCGGCTTCAGCGCGGCCGACACCGAGCTCGTGGCCTGGCTGATCGAGGAGCATCTGACGATGTCCACGGTCGCGCAATCGCGCGATCTCTCCGACCGCAAGACGATCGAGAATTTCGCCGCCGTGGTGCAGTCGGTCGAGCAGATGAAGCTGCTGACGATCCTGACCACCGCCGACATCCGCGGCGTCGGTCCCGGCGTGTGGAACGGCTGGAAGGCGCAGCTATTGCGCTCTCTTTATTATGAAACCGAACCGGTGCTGACCGGCGGCTTCTCGGAAGTCGACCGCGGCAAGCGCCTGACCGCCGCCTATGCCGAATTCCGCATGGCCTTCGCGGAGTGGCCGGCGGACGAGCTCGATGCCTATATCGGCCGGCACTATCCGGCCTATTGGCTGAAGGTCGAGCTGCCGCGAAAGATTCGCCACGCCCGCTTCGTCCGCTCCAGCGAACAGGCCGGCCACAAGCTCGCGATCAATGTCGGCTTCGACGAGGTGCGCGGCGTCACCGAGCTCACGATCTTCGCCGCCGACCATCCCTGGCTGCTCTCGATCATCGCGGGCGCCTGCGCCTCGGCCGGCGCCAACATCGTCGACGCGCAGATCTACACGACGACCGACGGCCGCGCGCTCGACACGATCTCGATCTCCAGGGAATACGACCGCGACGAGGACGAGGGCCGGCGCGCCACGCGCATCGGCGAGATGATCGAGGACGTGCTGGAAGGCAAGCTGCGCCTGCCCGAAGTGGTGGCGCGGCGCACCGTGCGCAGCAAGGCGCGGCCGTTCGTGATCGAGCCGGAAGTGACCATCAACAATCAATGGTCCGACCGCTACACGGTGATCGAGGTCTCCGGCCTCGACCGCCCCGGCCTGCTCTACGAGCTGACCACTGCGATCTCGAAGCTCAACCTCAACATCGCCTCGGCCCATGTCGCGACCTTCGGCGAGCGCGCCCGCGACGTGTTCTACGTCACCGACCTCCTCGGCGCGCAGATCAACGCGCCGACCCGCCAGTCCGCGATCAAGAGCGCGCTGACCCATGTGATGGCCGGCGACAAGGCGGTTCAGCCGGCGGCGTGA
- a CDS encoding LysR family transcriptional regulator, whose product MTNEMNELATFAVVASERSFTRAATKLGVSQSALSHTIRRLEQRLELQLLARTTKSVAPTAAGAALLEDLSPALEQIRHALDKARNVRHRPEGRLRIVMSRSAAVMVLLPRLRAFAEAYPDIVLDVVTVTGPVDLVAGEFDAGIQLGEYIQKDMIAVRVTRELRLAVVGSPRYFASRRIPEKPKDLNDHRCITLRLAGGPYRWEFEQGRKSVTINVNGPLVIDDTHLVIQAALAGVGVGIAYEEQVVGYIAQRRLVRVLEDWTPPIPGFFMYYPSRRHQPAALSALVNALRLSEQKPAR is encoded by the coding sequence ATGACAAACGAAATGAACGAGCTCGCTACGTTTGCAGTCGTGGCCAGTGAACGAAGCTTTACACGCGCTGCGACAAAGCTGGGTGTGTCTCAGTCTGCCCTCAGCCACACCATCCGGAGGCTTGAGCAACGGCTTGAGCTGCAGCTGCTCGCGCGAACAACCAAGAGCGTTGCACCAACCGCTGCGGGGGCCGCTCTCCTGGAAGACTTGTCGCCCGCACTCGAGCAAATTCGGCATGCCCTCGACAAAGCCCGAAACGTTCGGCACCGACCCGAGGGTCGCCTTCGAATTGTCATGTCACGATCAGCTGCCGTGATGGTATTGCTGCCGCGGCTAAGGGCTTTCGCCGAGGCCTACCCTGACATCGTCCTGGACGTTGTCACCGTCACTGGCCCCGTGGATCTTGTTGCAGGCGAGTTCGATGCCGGTATTCAGCTTGGCGAGTACATTCAAAAGGACATGATCGCGGTTCGTGTCACGCGCGAATTGCGATTGGCGGTCGTAGGGTCGCCGCGCTATTTCGCTTCACGACGCATCCCCGAAAAGCCAAAGGATCTCAACGATCATCGATGCATTACCCTGCGTCTTGCGGGTGGCCCATATCGGTGGGAGTTTGAGCAGGGACGAAAGTCGGTCACGATCAACGTGAACGGGCCGCTCGTCATTGACGATACTCACCTGGTGATTCAGGCGGCGCTCGCCGGAGTTGGTGTCGGAATCGCCTATGAAGAGCAGGTCGTCGGATATATTGCGCAGCGCCGCCTTGTCAGGGTGCTGGAGGATTGGACGCCGCCAATTCCCGGCTTCTTCATGTATTATCCCAGTCGTCGGCATCAGCCAGCCGCGCTGTCTGCCCTCGTGAATGCGCTGCGGCTCTCTGAACAAAAGCCGGCGCGATGA
- a CDS encoding nuclear transport factor 2 family protein — MNEFGVTALRMTMDTDAPALRSLAQTYFDAAYEMDAEKFASIFHPLSSVTKVAEDGNVDVTPIATWLAAVRNMKAPKQQGFERDDQILSVDIERELALLKVKLQIPPRSFTDLLSCLKVNGTWKIVQKVMTSKV, encoded by the coding sequence ATGAATGAGTTCGGTGTAACAGCTTTGAGGATGACGATGGATACGGACGCTCCCGCCTTGCGCTCCCTTGCGCAGACCTATTTCGATGCCGCCTATGAAATGGATGCCGAGAAATTTGCATCCATATTCCACCCCTTGAGTTCCGTGACGAAGGTCGCCGAGGACGGCAACGTGGACGTGACGCCGATTGCGACCTGGCTGGCAGCGGTCCGCAACATGAAAGCTCCGAAGCAACAGGGCTTCGAGCGCGACGATCAGATCCTGTCGGTGGATATTGAAAGAGAGCTCGCGCTCTTGAAGGTGAAATTGCAGATTCCGCCGCGTTCCTTCACGGACCTGTTGTCATGCCTAAAGGTGAACGGGACCTGGAAGATCGTGCAGAAGGTGATGACGTCGAAAGTCTGA
- a CDS encoding methylated-DNA--[protein]-cysteine S-methyltransferase, with the protein MAVRSIKTLERFGLDRLPTPIGIALLVTDAQGALRALDWHDYEHRMRELLRLHYGAVDLNDQPAPTQMRTALSRYFQGDLGQLSGIAWRIAGTPFQQKVWTALAQIPAGTTMSYGAMAARIDMPKAIRAVGHANGSNPISVVLPCHRLIGADGSLVKYGGGLERKRWLLRHEGVEV; encoded by the coding sequence ATGGCCGTTCGATCAATCAAGACGCTCGAACGTTTCGGCCTCGATCGGCTGCCGACACCGATCGGGATCGCGTTGCTCGTCACCGATGCGCAAGGTGCCTTGCGCGCGCTCGACTGGCACGATTACGAGCACCGCATGCGCGAGCTCTTGCGCCTGCATTACGGCGCGGTGGATCTGAACGATCAGCCGGCGCCGACACAGATGCGGACTGCGCTGTCACGTTACTTCCAAGGCGATCTCGGCCAGCTCTCGGGCATTGCCTGGCGCATCGCCGGCACGCCGTTCCAGCAGAAGGTCTGGACCGCGCTGGCGCAAATCCCTGCCGGCACCACGATGAGCTACGGTGCAATGGCTGCGAGGATCGACATGCCGAAGGCCATCCGAGCCGTCGGCCATGCCAACGGCTCCAACCCGATCAGCGTGGTGCTGCCCTGCCACCGCCTGATCGGTGCCGATGGCTCGCTGGTGAAGTACGGCGGCGGCCTCGAGCGCAAGCGCTGGCTGCTGCGGCATGAGGGCGTGGAGGTTTGA
- a CDS encoding DUF1304 domain-containing protein, which yields MIWIANILVALVAALHAYFLILEMFLWDKPLGLKTFRNTPEKAEITKVLAANQGLYNGFLAAGLIWGIIHGNPAFAFQIKAFFLLCVIVAGAYGAATVSTRILLVQALPAAIALVALLLT from the coding sequence TTGATTTGGATCGCCAATATCCTGGTGGCGCTGGTCGCCGCACTGCACGCCTACTTCCTGATCCTGGAGATGTTTCTCTGGGACAAGCCGCTGGGCTTGAAGACATTCCGCAATACGCCGGAAAAGGCCGAGATCACGAAAGTGCTGGCCGCCAACCAGGGGCTCTATAACGGCTTCCTCGCCGCGGGGCTGATCTGGGGCATCATCCACGGCAACCCGGCCTTCGCGTTCCAGATCAAGGCATTCTTCCTGCTCTGCGTGATCGTGGCCGGCGCCTACGGCGCGGCGACCGTCAGCACCCGCATCCTGCTCGTACAGGCGCTGCCGGCAGCGATCGCGCTGGTTGCGCTGCTCCTGACCTGA
- a CDS encoding ABC transporter substrate-binding protein, with product MNNRRAFIAATAALAFAFSASQALAQKKYDTGASDTEIKIGQTVPFSGAYSVYANIGKTQAAYFKMINDQGGINGRKINLIQYDDAYSPPKTVEQVRKLVEGDEVLFTFQIIGTAANAAVQKYLNGKKIPQLLASTGAARFNDPQNYPWTIAYNPNYVSEGRIYAKYILKEHPNAKIGVLYQNDDMGRDYLAGLKSGLGDKAASMIVGEVSYEVTDPTVDSQVVKLKSLGADLFYDASTPKFAAQAIKKVAELGWNPVHILDINASPISATLKPAGLDISKGIISTQYGKEPSDPQWKDDPGVKAFFAFMDKYFPEGDKLNTVNTYAYSVAELLTQVLKQCGDDLSRENVMKQVANIKDFTPSFALPGIKINTGPNDYRVNKQMQMMRFNGERWELFGPIIEDNGPAG from the coding sequence ATGAACAATCGCAGAGCCTTTATAGCTGCCACGGCTGCGCTCGCCTTCGCGTTCTCAGCCAGCCAAGCCCTCGCCCAGAAGAAATACGACACCGGGGCGAGCGACACCGAGATCAAGATCGGCCAGACCGTGCCGTTCTCCGGCGCCTACTCCGTCTACGCCAATATCGGCAAGACGCAGGCCGCCTACTTCAAGATGATCAACGATCAGGGCGGCATCAACGGCCGCAAGATCAACCTGATCCAGTATGACGACGCCTATTCGCCGCCGAAGACCGTCGAGCAGGTGCGCAAGCTCGTCGAAGGCGACGAAGTCCTCTTCACCTTCCAGATCATCGGCACCGCCGCCAACGCCGCCGTGCAAAAATATCTCAACGGCAAGAAGATCCCGCAGCTCCTGGCGTCCACCGGCGCCGCGCGCTTCAACGATCCGCAGAACTATCCCTGGACCATCGCCTATAATCCCAACTACGTGTCCGAGGGACGGATCTACGCAAAATACATTCTCAAGGAGCATCCCAACGCCAAGATCGGCGTGCTCTACCAGAACGACGACATGGGCCGCGACTATCTCGCCGGCCTCAAGAGCGGCCTCGGCGACAAGGCGGCCAGCATGATCGTCGGCGAGGTCTCCTACGAAGTCACCGATCCGACGGTGGATTCGCAGGTGGTCAAGCTGAAGTCGCTGGGCGCCGATCTCTTCTACGATGCCTCGACACCGAAATTCGCGGCGCAGGCCATCAAGAAGGTGGCCGAGCTCGGCTGGAATCCGGTGCACATCCTCGACATCAATGCGAGTCCGATCTCGGCGACGCTGAAGCCGGCCGGCCTCGACATCTCCAAGGGCATCATCTCGACCCAATACGGCAAGGAGCCGAGCGATCCGCAGTGGAAGGACGATCCGGGCGTGAAGGCGTTCTTCGCATTCATGGACAAGTATTTCCCCGAAGGCGACAAGCTCAACACGGTCAACACCTATGCTTACTCGGTCGCCGAGCTGCTGACGCAGGTGCTGAAACAGTGCGGCGACGACCTGTCGCGCGAGAACGTGATGAAGCAGGTCGCCAACATCAAGGACTTCACCCCGAGCTTCGCGCTGCCGGGCATCAAGATCAACACCGGCCCGAACGACTACCGCGTCAACAAGCAGATGCAGATGATGAGGTTCAACGGCGAGCGCTGGGAGCTGTTCGGACCGATCATCGAGGACAACGGCCCGGCGGGTTAG
- a CDS encoding ABC transporter substrate-binding protein, whose translation MRNGMLHLATATALTLALSVSAANAQKKYDPGATDTEIKVGQTMPFSGPASAYSSIGKTQAAYFKMINDQGGINGRKINLIQYDDAYSPPKAVEQIRKLVESDEVLLTFQIIGTPVNAAVQKYLNAKKVPQLFAATGASRFTDPKNFPWTMGYNPNYFVEGRIYGQYILKEHPNAKIGVLYQNDDLGKDYLNGIKAGLGDKAAKMIVTEASYEVSDPTVDSQILKIKDAGADLFFSASTPKQAAQAIKKIAEMGWHPVQIVDINATSVGAVLKPAGLDAAKGLISVNYGKEPLDPTWKDDAGLKRYFDFMAKYYPDGDKDSNFNTYGYGTAQLLVHVLKQCGDDLTRENVMKQAASLKDVTSDIALPGIKANTSATDYRVNKQLQMMKFNGERWELFGPILEDAGPAG comes from the coding sequence ATGAGGAATGGAATGCTGCATCTGGCCACCGCAACGGCGCTGACCCTGGCGCTGTCGGTCTCCGCGGCCAATGCCCAGAAAAAATATGATCCGGGCGCGACCGACACCGAGATCAAGGTCGGACAAACCATGCCGTTTTCGGGACCGGCGTCGGCCTATTCGTCGATCGGCAAGACCCAGGCCGCCTATTTCAAGATGATCAACGACCAGGGCGGCATCAACGGCCGCAAGATCAATCTGATCCAGTATGACGACGCCTATTCGCCGCCGAAAGCCGTGGAGCAGATTCGCAAGCTCGTCGAGAGCGACGAGGTGCTGCTGACCTTCCAGATCATCGGCACGCCCGTGAACGCGGCCGTCCAGAAATATCTCAATGCCAAGAAGGTGCCGCAGCTGTTCGCGGCGACCGGCGCCTCGAGGTTCACCGATCCGAAGAACTTTCCGTGGACCATGGGCTATAATCCGAACTACTTCGTCGAAGGCCGCATCTACGGACAGTACATCCTGAAGGAGCATCCGAACGCCAAGATCGGCGTGCTCTATCAGAACGACGACCTCGGCAAGGACTATCTCAACGGCATCAAGGCCGGTCTCGGCGACAAGGCCGCCAAGATGATCGTGACCGAAGCGTCCTACGAAGTTTCCGATCCCACGGTCGATTCGCAGATTCTCAAGATCAAGGACGCCGGCGCCGACCTCTTCTTCAGCGCCAGCACGCCGAAGCAGGCGGCACAGGCGATCAAGAAGATCGCTGAGATGGGCTGGCATCCGGTGCAGATCGTCGACATCAACGCCACCTCGGTCGGCGCGGTGCTGAAGCCGGCCGGCCTCGATGCCGCCAAGGGCCTGATCAGTGTCAACTACGGCAAGGAACCGCTCGATCCGACCTGGAAGGATGACGCCGGCCTGAAGAGGTATTTCGACTTCATGGCCAAGTACTATCCGGATGGCGACAAGGACTCGAACTTCAACACTTACGGCTACGGCACCGCCCAGCTGCTGGTCCATGTGCTGAAGCAGTGCGGTGACGATCTGACGCGCGAGAACGTCATGAAGCAGGCGGCTTCGCTGAAGGACGTCACCAGCGACATCGCACTGCCCGGCATCAAGGCCAACACCTCGGCCACCGACTACCGCGTCAACAAGCAGCTTCAGATGATGAAGTTCAACGGCGAGCGCTGGGAGCTGTTCGGCCCGATCCTGGAGGATGCGGGTCCGGCGGGCTAG
- a CDS encoding DUF1330 domain-containing protein → MGHIDPTKEIFAQFRDNDRPGPIHMLNLVRLRQEAAYPDGRKASGAEAYAAYGRESGPVFERLGGRIVWQGKFELMLIGPQAERWDHCFIAEYPSVAAFVEMIRDPVYREAVKHRQAAVEDSRLIRHAVLPVGKGFGEIPE, encoded by the coding sequence ATGGGCCACATCGATCCGACCAAGGAGATTTTTGCGCAGTTCCGGGACAACGACCGCCCCGGCCCGATCCACATGCTCAATCTGGTGCGTTTGCGCCAGGAGGCGGCCTATCCTGACGGCCGCAAGGCGAGCGGCGCGGAAGCCTATGCGGCCTATGGCCGCGAGAGCGGTCCGGTGTTCGAGCGCCTCGGCGGCCGCATCGTCTGGCAGGGCAAGTTCGAGCTGATGCTGATCGGGCCGCAGGCGGAGCGCTGGGACCATTGCTTCATCGCCGAATATCCCAGCGTCGCCGCCTTCGTCGAGATGATCCGCGATCCCGTCTATCGCGAGGCGGTGAAGCACCGGCAGGCCGCGGTGGAGGATTCGCGATTGATCCGGCACGCGGTGCTGCCGGTGGGAAAGGGCTTTGGAGAAATACCTGAGTAG